The genome window TGGGGAAAATCATGTCCATGAACGGCATGTTGCCGTCGTTGCTGTTGCTAGGAATCCCGTCAATCAACAGTTTTACGGCGTTCACTTCGCCTTCGCCGTTAAAGCCACGGAAGGAAATTTTTCCTGAGGTCGTGCCCTGGTTGAACTCCGTGAGCATCACCCCAGGAGCGCGGCTGAACAACTCCCAGCTGTAATTGACTGGCATTTTTTCCAAGATATCGCCCCCGAGGATATCCACCGAGCTGAGTACACTGCTGGTACTCAAGGGGCCGCTGGCTGAGCCCTGAACGTTCACGGTGCCCAGCGTCAGGGTCGAGTCTTCGACTTTACCGACGTCGGCCAGCGCCGCGCACAAAGGGTCCATTGCGAATAGGCCAACCGACATCAACGGCCATAGGGAACGGGACACAGACAAACGCTTTGCAGGACGCAAAGTAAGTGAAGCAGGCATGGCACGCACTTCCTGGTGATCAAGAAACTCTAAAGGCGTCTAGCGTCCATCGAGGCCGCTAAAAGATTTAAATACGCAGCACCGGACAATGTCGCGGTGTTGTGATCAGGCGAAGGGAGAGGCGCGTGGACTTAGGCTCGGCCACCGAATCCTGGGATGGAGCGTCGGCAGTTCAGGATTGTCGAGGGACGTGTCGGATGTGTATTGCGGTAAGAAGTGTCGGTAGTAGTTGGAGGGAAGCGCTGCCATTCCCGCATGGCCACAGCAGCAATCACCGTGCTGCATAACCGTTTTTGAAGGGGCTTGCTGGACAGTCTCGAGTGTTTTCTTGAACCCGGGAGGTAAAGCTTGAGAACTACCTCCCGAGCAGAATCCCCCCCAAAGCATCAACTGAACATCCGGCGTCTGCATAGCGCGGCTCAGCGGCATGGCAAACATGTTTAGC of Pseudomonas fluorescens contains these proteins:
- a CDS encoding DUF2946 domain-containing protein gives rise to the protein MSSLKRISPWIACLAVLLNMFAMPLSRAMQTPDVQLMLWGGFCSGGSSQALPPGFKKTLETVQQAPSKTVMQHGDCCCGHAGMAALPSNYYRHFLPQYTSDTSLDNPELPTLHPRIRWPSLSPRASPFA